From the Vibrio vulnificus CMCP6 genome, one window contains:
- a CDS encoding hydrolase, which produces MLEKEKTGLIVVDVQGKLAQMVDQSEQMINNITKLIEGAKQLALPIIWLEQIPENLGATVAPIANALQEHKPLHKSTFSGCGTKAISDAIQASNVQQWLLCGIEAHICVYQTAVDLKHMGYQVEVVTDCVSSRDPQNKALALRKFEANGIGLSGLEMALFELMRDGRCPEFKQLLPLFK; this is translated from the coding sequence ATGCTAGAGAAAGAAAAAACGGGGCTAATTGTAGTGGATGTGCAAGGGAAGTTGGCGCAGATGGTGGATCAAAGTGAACAGATGATCAATAACATCACTAAGTTGATTGAAGGGGCAAAGCAGTTAGCGCTGCCCATCATTTGGTTGGAGCAAATCCCTGAAAACTTAGGTGCTACGGTTGCGCCTATTGCCAATGCGTTGCAGGAACATAAACCATTGCATAAGTCTACCTTCTCTGGATGTGGCACGAAGGCTATTAGTGATGCGATCCAAGCAAGTAACGTTCAGCAGTGGCTGCTATGCGGCATTGAAGCGCACATTTGTGTTTATCAAACGGCTGTCGATTTGAAACACATGGGCTACCAAGTGGAGGTGGTGACAGATTGTGTCTCATCCCGAGATCCGCAAAACAAAGCCTTAGCATTGAGAAAATTTGAAGCCAATGGCATCGGTTTGTCGGGTTTGGAAATGGCGCTTTTTGAATTAATGCGTGATGGCAGGTGTCCAGAATTTAAGCAGCTACTGCCGCTTTTTAAGTAA
- a CDS encoding Cof-type HAD-IIB family hydrolase, translated as MSLSEIKFIAADMDGTLLDPSGKLAPEFFHIYQTLEDKGIIFAAASGRQYYSLRETFAPINDRMMFIAENGTLVMHQGKELYSCGLASADIKDIIQLARTIDGAHIVLCGKESAYVETKHPEAIEEISKYYHRCQYVPDLLDVDEAFIKVAICHFEGSQEKLHASFSERFDATHQVVVSAKIWLDVMNAEASKGAAIRHLQQTLGFTRQQTMSFGDYFNDVEMLKQSYHSYAMANAHPEVKALARFIAPSNEESGVLQVIQQQVLSD; from the coding sequence ATGTCGTTGTCAGAAATCAAATTCATTGCTGCCGATATGGATGGCACCCTACTGGATCCATCAGGAAAATTGGCACCAGAGTTTTTCCACATCTATCAAACGTTAGAAGATAAAGGAATTATCTTTGCGGCTGCCTCTGGTCGGCAGTATTACAGCCTGCGTGAGACGTTTGCACCAATCAACGATCGCATGATGTTTATTGCGGAAAACGGCACATTAGTCATGCACCAAGGAAAAGAGCTCTACAGCTGTGGTTTAGCTAGCGCTGATATAAAAGACATTATTCAGTTGGCTCGCACCATTGATGGTGCCCACATTGTGCTATGTGGTAAAGAATCGGCTTATGTCGAAACAAAGCATCCTGAGGCGATTGAAGAAATCAGTAAGTATTACCATCGCTGCCAATATGTCCCCGATCTGCTGGATGTTGATGAGGCTTTCATCAAAGTGGCGATTTGTCATTTTGAAGGTTCACAAGAAAAATTACACGCATCATTCAGCGAACGTTTTGATGCGACCCATCAGGTGGTGGTGAGTGCCAAGATTTGGTTGGATGTGATGAACGCAGAAGCGTCAAAAGGCGCGGCGATTAGACATTTACAGCAAACGTTGGGTTTTACACGCCAACAAACCATGAGCTTTGGTGATTATTTCAATGACGTAGAAATGCTTAAACAAAGCTACCATTCCTATGCGATGGCCAACGCCCATCCTGAAGTGAAAGCACTCGCTCGTTTTATCGCACCAAGCAATGAAGAGTCTGGTGTTTTGCAGGTTATCCAGCAGCAGGTGTTGTCTGATTAA